The genomic DNA CGATCCCAAGTACTCCGAGCAGGTCGTCCGCGGCAACGTGGTCCTCCCTCACGGCACCGGTAAGAAGGTGCGCGTGCTGGTGTTCTGCAAGGGCGAAATGGAAAAGAACGCCACCGCCGCCGGCGCCGACTTCGTCGGGGCCGAAGAGCTGGTGGCCAAGATCCAGGGCGGCTGGATGGATTTCGACCAGGTGATCGCCACGCCGGACATGATGCC from Fibrobacterota bacterium includes the following:
- a CDS encoding 50S ribosomal protein L1, encoding MKKSKNYRSLAEKIDRQKEYEISEAVTILKGGIKTKFDSALEVHMNLGVDPKYSEQVVRGNVVLPHGTGKKVRVLVFCKGEMEKNATAAGADFVGAEELVAKIQGGWMDFDQVIATPDMMP